In the genome of Carya illinoinensis cultivar Pawnee chromosome 13, C.illinoinensisPawnee_v1, whole genome shotgun sequence, the window CAATGAAAACTGCAGAAACTTCAGTAGGAAGTAGCAGACcctagttaaaaattaaaattagccATACGACCAACAAGTGTAGTGAGCAAAGCTTCCGTTAGTTCATTGGTCGGACGGATGAGGAAGAACTTTCGGTCATTGGACCTTTCTTCACATGCttggataatgagataagataagaaatTGTGAGAGTCGtattaatagtagtaaaatgatttgtgaCTAGTAACGACATAATTTAAGTTAAGATTTTTTACTAGATTTTTAGAAAgcagagaaaattttgaataaatatattataaaataaaaatattatttgaacacaatttttattttgaaatttaaaaaattgtattattttttgtattttgtttggaagtttaaaaaagttatataaaatttcttatttggataataattagatgaaaaaatttgaaaattgaaatcgaAAGTACTTTATGTTTAAGGATGTTTGAGAatgaattatgaaaattttcgaGATGACGTGTTTTCATTTCTCTTGCCAGAGAAGGCCTAAATAAAGGGTTGTGGATGTATCTCTACTCAACTAAAATTTGCGAGACTTCTCATtactaatagaaaaataaaagaggataAGAGGAAAGAAGATCAAAGTCATTAACCAAATTTTAGAGACTAAAGTACTCGTCGACACATTTTTAAAAGTTCTATTTAATGCATAAAGGTTCAAATTATCTAAGTTAAAGTAATAGTTTTCATTCAATAACTTGATCGTTCCTTGCATGgacaagtttttttattttttttcagtgAAGACTGAATTCAGAAAGCCAGTGTTTTGAATCTTCTCATATGAAGAACTAACACTAGTAAATTAAACAACTTTCACACTTACTTGTCTAGAACGCAGACCACAGTATTTGCCACGTCTCCAAAGCTTTCCAAGACCAACTTCACGAACCCATCTTCATCTCCCTCAGAAAACGGAACCTGCACAACATCCTTATTCAGAATCTTCAAATTTGGAGACTTCAAGAACTTCAAACTCTTCCTGCCCCTGATATCCAACAGCTGCGCATTGGGGTCGTCCCGGAGTTTCTTAAACGCGTCAAGGGCAGAGATGAACTTGAATTTTCTCAAGTACTCTTCGGTAAGGGGTATAACAACCAGCCAAATGACCGTACAGCCAGCAACGAAAAATGGGTTCCTGTTGAAAAAGTCGTCAATCGCAACTAAGATCGACTCCAGGTTAATTTTGTCCGAGACTTGGGCTGCGGAGGAGACAACGGCTTCGGAAGCAAAGCAAGGAAGAGAAGTGAGGTTGAATAGAGTGAAGGAGAGTTGGGTTTTCGTT includes:
- the LOC122290800 gene encoding rhodanese-like domain-containing protein 4A, chloroplastic isoform X2, which gives rise to MIVMESLSLVLSSCPPVLQSHLKTQKPSISKPISSLPNSIPTLSYQNQIQFPSTSQFPFQGHPLLLQNSPLFQNLTKTQLSFTLFNLTSLPCFASEAVVSSAAQVSDKINLESILVAIDDFFNRNPFFVAGCTVIWLVVIPLTEEYLRKFKFISALDAFKKLRDDPNAQLLDIRGRKSLKFLKSPNLKILNKDVVQVPFSEGDEDGFVKLVLESFGDVANTVVCVLDNFDGNSMKVAELLFKNGFKEAYAIRGGVRGDKGWLICVFVGDTGFSLTTVCAYISQEES